In Lolium rigidum isolate FL_2022 chromosome 7, APGP_CSIRO_Lrig_0.1, whole genome shotgun sequence, the DNA window TTGCACAAGAGCAACTTGACTTGCACGATTGCACAACGTCCCTGCAAAAACAACCAAAATTCGACCATACTTTCCGACCACGAAATTCACGATTATCACGAACGCCCACAGGAACGATACTAATATGCTCATCGCAGTCTAAGATCCCATTGTCCCCTCGTTCCGTTTCAATTCCGCACCAAACTTAAAACGGAACGTCGAAGGGAATTCTGAAGAAACGGGAACCACCGGAAAAACCCCCAGCAAGAAGAACAAATCCTGAAGAGGAAGAGTTCAGATGAGTCAAGAGCGGAGAAGGAATCGATCGAACCTGAGAAGAAGGTGCGACGAGGTTTGCTGCGGTTGCCGGCCGCCTCCTGCTTCTTGGACGGCAGGACTGGAGGCGACGGAGATGTCCTTTTCTTTTGGACAGTTTGCAGCGGACATATGGTTCTTGCCTCGCAGATCGTATTTTTATACTCTGATGATTATTACCATGCGCAAGCCTGTAATAACTGAAACTAATCGGTTATTGGAAGTTTTGGAGTTTACCGCTTACTTCGTTCCTAAGCAAACCGATATAGTGCATGTATGTATGTCCAATTTCGCATTTGAAAGGCAACCTATAATTAGATTGGTCCGAATAAAGAGCAATAAATAATGTGCATGTACAGTACTATTTGTTTAGAATTCTACAAATATGCTCTTATTGCACAAATGAGTCTCATACAAGACACATGTACACTACAAACTAATGCCACTCACACCATTCTCATTCTGCAGATCTGTGTCAGCTACCATTATTAGTATGCTAATATGAGTAACATCCTCGTGAGGTTGAATTTGACATGATGAATGAAGTGTTACAAGTTACATTGGCATCATCGTTGGAGCTTAACTCCAAGCGGAAGCTGGGAAACTAATccgcaaataaaacagctcactaAGGTTACAAATGCATATGCATTTACATACAGCAGTAGCGCAAAGAATTCTTCTATACAGCACCTGCACAAACATGAGTGCATCTAGCATATCTACATTCTATACTGTGTCACTGGCTGAAGCTTCATCAGGACGCCACTCTAGCAGCCCTTGGTTCTGCGAAGTTTTATCAATGTTGCTAGAGTTGGACGGTCTGAGATCGAGTGACCCTTCAATCGAGCACTTGGACAATTCTAGCAACATTGGACAGAACCCGCAAGAGCAAGATCTGCAAACTCTCCCGTGATTCAGTGCAGAGTCCAACCTCTACAATGAAACGTATGCACAGTGTATCAGTACCATAAAACGACTAACCTCAAGCAGGAGTTTACTCTGAATAGTAATTCATATGACCTGCATGCACATACCCCTAAAGCGGTCTTCAGTTTCTTAATCTCCATAGCCTGTGTGTCAGCTAGTTCTTGGGATTCCTGTAGTCGCCTTAGAGCTCCGCTCAATTTTGTTTGCTCTTTGGAGATCTGGTTTTGAATATCATAAAACAGAATATGTAAATTAAACCATACAAGAATTATAAATATAGCAAGACTAAGAACAATGATTGTCATTTTTTATCATACAATTAGATTCAAAATTCAAACTATGGTCTCGTGGAGCAACAAATTCAGCCATATGTGTTTATTGATGGCGAAGCAGTTACAGTTTGGAAAAGAAGTCCATTTCACTACCTGAACCTCCAGCTGCTGAATTTGTTGAATAGCTGCCTGCTCAATGCAAGACCGACGCTTGTATTCTTCCTCGAGCATGCCAGTTATCTGGTACCTCAGTTCAGCCATTTCTTGAGTGAGGTCTTCTGCATCCTCCTTTGCTTTCAGTTTTTGTTCTCGAAGTTCTACCTAACAGGTAGAGCAACACTTAAATTTCATCCATACCAGGAAATTTATATTCATCAGAAATTCCGAATCAATTAAACAGATAAATCCTTGAGTTTATCCAACTAGCAGTGCAAGCAATAGCAAAATGTTTGAAATAATTTGTTTTCAAACTTGTTTGGTAGTACAGTACCAAAATGCAGAAGTAGATGTGGTAAACTAACTCTGACCTTAAGCTGCTCGATTAGAAGTTCAGGTTCTTCATTTTGCTTCCCTATCTTTTCAAGAATTCCATGGTCACTTTCATAGTTTGCATGACCATCATTCTCCAATGTTTTGTCATGTTGCTCCACAGTTATAGAAGCGGATTGTTTACGAACCCTTCTAGGCAAGAACTCCTTTTTCAGTTGTGTATTCTCAACTTCAAGATGATCAATAGTCTTCTGTGCCTCTTGCAGCTGGAGCTCATACTCTCTCAGTTGCTTCTCAATTTTAGCTCTGTACTCAGCAGCATGCTGGCCAAGGATCTCAGCATCAAATAGTCGTTGCTCAAGTGTAGTCAAATCAAGTTTTAAACTCTCAATTTCACATTGTGAATCTAAAGTTCCACTTTCAAG includes these proteins:
- the LOC124675982 gene encoding myosin heavy chain, embryonic smooth muscle isoform-like, which gives rise to MASSSNGHCPGNGAKVLPRREKNNQEKLQLDRNAASRACQKDREYIEKLETELSNCYQEIDYLQDQLNIRNIEANIMGQHIHGLELKLTELEKFPERVRVMDNDLMRSDSQCWLLMEEVQRKEEELQKAALQIEKLESGTLDSQCEIESLKLDLTTLEQRLFDAEILGQHAAEYRAKIEKQLREYELQLQEAQKTIDHLEVENTQLKKEFLPRRVRKQSASITVEQHDKTLENDGHANYESDHGILEKIGKQNEEPELLIEQLKVELREQKLKAKEDAEDLTQEMAELRYQITGMLEEEYKRRSCIEQAAIQQIQQLEVQISKEQTKLSGALRRLQESQELADTQAMEIKKLKTALGRLDSALNHGRVCRSCSCGFCPMLLELSKCSIEGSLDLRPSNSSNIDKTSQNQGLLEWRPDEASASDTV